The following is a genomic window from Maridesulfovibrio ferrireducens.
CGTTTAATTACTTCGTCAAAAGTAATATCCAACCAGCATTCTTTCCATTTATTATGAAATTTAATACTTTCGGACTTTGGTGCAGGATCAGGCATTTCCATTCTAACGACTGAAGGCATTGGAGTCGAATCGCCCACAATTAGGCATTCTCCAGCAGACAAAGTTGGCAACACATCAGTTATAGAGCTAGTATTATTAGGAAGTAATCCTTTAATATAATTCTGATCATTAATGTTAGTAAGTCTAAGTGCTATAAAGTTATTACATTGGGAAAAAATTGTATCAGAAACTTCAGAAGGTCTTTGGCTAACCACCATTAAACTTAATCCGTATTTACGACCTTCTTTTGCGATCCTTTCAATAGATTTTTTTGAAGACTTAAATTCAGCCCCGCCACTTTTAGGAATATAGTTATGGGCTTCCTCACATACAATCAAAAAGGGAACATCATTCAACAAATCAGACGTATGTTTGAGTTTTGAATAATGAAATGCAAAATCAAATACGAGCCTAGAGACTAGGCTCACAGCAATACTCAAAACCTCAAAAGGGACTCCACTCAAGTCAATGATTGTTACATTTGACTTGTCTAGATATCCCAAAAATTGTTGTAATAAATTCTTAAAATCATCGGTTTGATAAGCTGTTCCATCACTTTTTACAGGATTTAATAAAAAAGAAAGCCTCTTATCATTAATCTTTGTATCTAAACGCGATAAAAATCTATTAAATTCACCATTAAAAGCACCATTACTAGCTTTAGTTGCTTTAGCTGTACTAGGCGTAATAAAGCTATATTTATCATCAAAATATTTAATTGTATCTGTAACTAAAGTCTCATCACTTAGTTTTGGAAGTTGTTCTTCATTTTCAATCTTATTTATAACTTCATTATTTATATTGAATATATAGTTATATACTTCAGTAATTTCAAAAAACACTGGAGTATCATAAGTTATTTTCTTTAATGTAGGATTATGTTTTTCTTTATTTAATATTACGGCTTTTTTAAATTGAGACACTTGGTTGTGAGAGTTCTGTTCATTGCTTTCAATAAACATGGATTCTAGTTCTTCAGAATTCATTAACCAATACGGAAGCTTAAGCTTGTCGTCATCAAGTACGTTTAAATTAAATTTTTCTTCATTATGAATTGAAAAAGCCGATCTATACTCTGAATGAATATCAAAAATAATTATATGTGAATTTTTTTGGTCATCTTTATGTATATTTTTGCTTTTTGAAATACCAACTACTTCTTGCAATATTTTTGCAACAGTACAGGATTTACCTGATCCAGTAGAACCAACTACAGCAATATGTTTACTAAAAAAAGTATTACCATTTATATGCAGTTTAATATCATTATTTTGTACCAATCGACCGAGCTCAAACGAATAGTCACCCTCTTTACTAAATATTGAATTCAAAATTTTAGAATCGATTATATATGCCTTTTCAGTAGGAGAAGGAAGCAACACTGCGCCCTGCATGAATCTACCTTCAGAATACAAACCGATCGGCTGTGAACTAATTAAATATTTATCTTCGTGCATTTTGATATTTTGAATTACACAAATTACAAAATTATGATTTCCCTCTTCTACCTGTATATATTTACCTATCTGAATTTCATTTTTATTTTTTTCAAAAGTTTTATCATCATCCATTTGCACCATAATTATGCTTGGCGCACTTTCTACTACAATTCCAATTACAGACACTACTTCTCCTTTCGTTAAAGTACTCTTTATAAATCCGAACTCATATGCAGCAAATATCTAAGCTCTTTAAAACTTGTAACTTCAAGTCGCTCGACATTAATATCCAACAAATCTATTTTTTCCGAATTCACTGATCCGACAAGATAAAAATCTTCACATTTTCTTGAATTAATTGCTTTGTATGTATCATCACTCAACACACACAGACGAAGCTTAAATTCAACCCATTTATCTTTTGAAATTCTTTTGGGTTCCTTTAAAAACTTACTTTGAAAAAATTTATCTCCAATGTATCCAGATGCACATTCGACCTTTTTTGCATACAGCCTGCGAAAAATATCATTAAGGTCCACAGAAGTAGAACTAACATCAAACGCAAACAATGGAGTTTGTCTGTGCAGTTTCTTGCTATTATATTTGTTTACAAATTCAACCATAAAACTGACAATTTCAGAGTCAAATTTTTCAAAACTAGATACATCAAACACTACATATCGAACCCTATCATTTTGTTGTAAATGAGATTTTAACTGGCTCCTTCTTTTCTTTAACAAAGAGTTGTAAGTTGATAGCTCTTTAGTCCATCTGGTAATTGCAGTTTTTTTGCTTTTTCTTAATTTATCAATAAAAGATTGTTTTTCGACAACTCTAAATTGATGATTATGAATTATACTAGTGTCAGCAATACGTTGAATTGCGTTAGGATAAAAAATATCTTCTACATCATCTGTTGAAAAATCTCCAATTTCACACATCTTTTGCTTAACAACGACCACTAAATCATCAAACTTTGACCCTACTATGAACTCAAATAAATCAGGATTAGTGAACTCGCTAATGCAAAATGGCAAATCATCAACACTAATTTCACTATAATATACACGAATACTCTTGTTTTCTTCCGCAGTGCGTTTTCGCTTCAAAAGAAAACTCTCTATTTCGGGATCTTTTGGTGGAATCAACTTTGAAATATATTTTGTTATATAAGATAAATTTTGTGTATAAATAATATTACTAAAGTCATCTTTGCTTAGGTTAATAACGCCTTGTACTTGATCTGCAAAATGTGCATATAAAATATATTTTATTTTTTTATTATCATTTTCAACATAATTGACCATCATTTGTAATATTGGTTTGTACACATCAGAAAGTTTAAACTGTTTCGTTTCATGATATTTGCACTGAATTGCGCGTATTTCTGCTTCAGAAACAACGTCAATATCTTCAATGATCCCTTCAATGGTAATTTCTTCCCCATTTTTACTAGATAATATCTCTTCTAGGGATTTATTAAACTGGTACAAGAACCCTTTAATCGTATAATCAGCTTCTCTAATCATTTCCTTCCCTTACGATAAACAAACTTTACAAATAAATCATATAACTTTAAACATACGTATTTAACATCCCATACAACGGGTTACATTTATCAACATTATAATATGCAAGCAATCAAATTTAAAAAATCCATGAAGATCGACAATTTTATAACTCTAAAATAAAAAATCATCTTCTTTGAGTACCCCCACGAGCCCCCCAATCCCCACACAAAACAAAAACAAACCATCCCGACATCTTACACCACCAATTCGATAGACCCGCCTCCACCATTTTTTAAAAGGCCCCATTTCAAAAGCCGTAAAACGTCAATGTAAAACAGTGTGAAAAAGTTGGGGGGATAAATCTTCGACGCAATTGACTTTTTCCAATTATAAATTCTGGCCGCATAGGCGGAATTTCTCAAAAAGAAAGGCCGGAAACAATATTGTTTCCGGCCCTGCATATTCTATTTATTTTTAATTTCTCAAACACTATTTATTTGAGCTGGTATCAAAAATACCGATCTGATTTCCCAAACGAACCTTAATCGCATCGGAACCATATTGTCCGGGTTCAAAAACCAAAATGACCAGAGACCCTCCATAAAGGAAATGTCCCAGTTCATCACCGCGCTTAATCGCTACAGGACCGTCCGCTTTGAGAAACTTGTCTTCGAACACAACTGACCCAACAGTGCTGAGCCCTACCGGAATAACTCCTACCAGACCGTATTTTCCGGTATCAATGATAAAATAACCGCGCGCATAGCTTTCAAAGGCACCGAAACTTGCTCCGGGAGCACCTACATTGCCATGAGCCGGAGCGAATTTAACAAACTCTTCCATACCAATCAATGCTCCATCCACAAGGCGGGTTTCAAGAACCTGACCGCCGACTGGAGCATGGTAATAATGGTAAGTATTAGGCATCAGGACACAAGACAGAGCCGTGCCACCTACAAACTTCTTCCAATAGCGTGATCCTTCCAGCAGCTCTTTAATATTCAGTTCCTGAGTACCTTTGGTCCTAAACTTAGTGGTTCCGTCTACAATTTTTGCAGGAATGGAATTCACAGTGGCATCGGTCGGTGAGGAAATTATATAATCCCGATCCGGCATAGTCTGCGGACGGACCTTACTGATATCTTTAAACTTACGAGAGAAAAAATCATTGTAAGACTTAAATCCGCCGTCAGCAGCTGTGGGGTCAGGCAGGACATATTCTTCTTTTTCAATGCGAGGATCAGCGAGCCATTTGGCTACTTTTTTTATCGAAGCCTTGCTGGATAGAAATTCACCGCGTTCAGTCGCAAAACGGTTAAAAATCTCAACTCCCGGCGAAGTTTGAAAAGCCACCCGTCCAAATGGATTTTTATACGCAAACAGATCCATCTGTTCGATATATTTAAGTGCGTTATCCTCACTGCCCTTTGCTTCCGGTAGAAATGAACTCCACTCCACAAAAAATGGAATCAGGTCGGCAAAAGATTTTCCGATCCAAGGATTTCCACCTTTCCTGTATCCTTCCGGGACGGGCTGCATATTTTTGAATGCTTCATCAATATGCACCTTAAAGACCTTGTCACTATTGTACGCATCAATAAGATTTGTAATCGACCCTTTACATGGACAATCGTCAGGAATGGATATTTTTGCGGCTGCAGTAGATATGGTTGAAATGGAAAGTAAAACCATAAATAAAAAGACAGATGCAAGTATACGGAAACTGTTTTTCATAGCTCACGCCCCCCAGAATAAAAGTTAATTTCAGCCTTAATCAAACAAAAAAAACATTATGGGGGAGATTAAAGAGATACACTGCTAAATACAATCATAATAAAATTTAATTATCCTTAACGGATGCTTCCCGTATCTCATGACTGACTCGCGAACCAAATTCTTTTAAAAACACCCGTTGCCGCTCGATGAGTTCCAATGGCTTGTCCACAGGAGTCATGTGGGCGCTTCCCTGTATGACGTAATACTGTGGATTATTGGCAAATTCAGACTGCCATTTAGTATATGCTGGCGTACACAAATCGTCACTTCCACAAGTCATAAGGATAGGAACATTTAACTTGGACAGTTGCGTGGTTACGTCGATTGTTTTTATATTTCCCAGCACATTCAACTCCGAACCGCCGGCAACCATAGTGTCGTGAATTGCTGAATTTCGTGCAGCACCCAATTTCTTCATTGCCTCTGGTAATGGCCATGTGTGCGTAACATGTTTCTTAGTGAACTCCATGCAAGCTTCGTCGTAGTCGCTCTTTGTTCCTACCCCTCTCAACTCATAATCATCTATCACCTGTCCGCCTTTTCCATTCAGGCAGATCAAGCCCTGCTTAAGCGCCGGGGCAACATCAGTGATATAATAAGGGAAGCTCAATATTGGGCTATGGAGAGAAATGGACAATATACCGGCGGGATGTTTGGCGGCAAATCCAACAGCCTGAGCGGTTCCCCATGAATGACCAATCAAATGATATTTCTTCAAGCCCAGACCATCCCGAACCGCTTTCACCTCATCAAAATATCGTTCCGCATTCCACAAGGCCGGATTATCCGGACGTTCTGAGTTTCCGCATCCAAGTTGATCGTAGAAGATTACAGGACGTTCATCGCTCAACGCCTGAAACGCTACGAGATTGTGATGATTACCTCCAGGGCCGCCGTGCAGAACCAATGCAGGTGGTGCGCTGCCGGAACCAATTCTGCCGTACCATAATTTATAGGTATGACCTTCATAAGTGTAATCGACAAACCCTTCGCTATCATATGCAGGTTCAGTTAAAATCTTGTCTATGTATGCTTGCTCTTTATTCATGTCTTTTTCGCCCCGTGACACGCAACCGATCAGCATCACTATAATTAACGTACAAAATACGCTCCAACAGAACAAACGCCTGTGATTGATTATATATATCATAAACCCTCATGTTTCAGATTTTTCCCAACTGCTATCGTTGATACCTAGATATGTTTTTGAAGCCGTAGAAAAGTAGCATCCAAGTGCGAGAAAAGCACGTGTTTTTAATTAGAAGTTCAAGGCAACAATTGGTCATAAATTTTGAAGGTGCAGCCAAGTCATTGCAAGGAAAAACAGGACTTATTATTTGATTTCATTTTGTTATTTCTCCCGTGCTCATTTATTGTTAGAGTAGTTAGAACTCTTTGTTTTATAGGCGCAGTGAATTACCGGAGGATGCGGTCATGAAATTAAACATATTACGATCAGTCCTGTTGATCTTTGTCCTGTCTTTGCTTTTGGGATGTGGTGCTCCGCATCAAAGCGGGCCAGTCGTAGGTGAAAAAAAGAATGATACCGCCGTCGGCATGGAGCAAACTAAAACAACCGTTAAAGAACCCGTTGAATCTATTGTTGAAAAGTCTGACGAATCCGCAATCGTAAGCAACGGTAAATCCGTGGTCGAAAAGACCGTGCGCCAGCATGTGACAGGTCAGATTTCACCTGATGAGGCGCGGAAGTTTGCCGTCGGCCGGGCCAAGCGGGATGCTCTGGAGGAGGCCGGAACCTACCTTGAAACCATGACTTTGGTTAAAGAAGGCAAGCTTGAGCAGAATGAAATCATGGCACTGGCTGTGGGAGTGCTTAAGACCGAGGTGATCAGCGAGCGGCAGTTCATGGATGGCAATGTCTTCTGCATGGAGGCCGTGGTCAAGATCGTGGTTGATCCTTCCGCCCTTAGGGAGCGGGTGAAGAAGCTTCTCAATGACCGTGAACTCTTGACAAAATATAAGAAAGTTCAGGAACAGAACCAAAGCTTGTTGGCTAAGATTGATGAGCTGGAAAAAACAAACAACAAACTTAAGAAAAGCCCCGAAGAAAAGCAGGCCATGAAGCGTGATTTTGCCAAAGCCGGAAAGGCTTTGGAGGCGGAAGGCTGGATTTTAAAGGGATCAGCATTATGGAATGATGGTAAGTACTCCGATCCGTATAAAGCTATTGCGTATTTCAGTCAGGCTATTGAACTAGATCCCGATAATGCCATAGCTTATACAAATCGCGGAGTGGCTTATGGAGGAATGGAGCAGTTCCAACGTGCTGTCAAAAATCTCAGCCGGGCAATTGAACTCGATCAGGACTATGCCGCAGCTTATTACAACCGGGGTACTGTCTATATTAACCTTGGGCAATTCGACCTAGCACTAAAAGATTTAAACCATGCTGTTAAGCTCGATCCTGATGATCCCGGTTCATATTTAAATCGCGGGCATGCTTATGCCAAGCTCGGGCAGCATCAACGTTCCATTGAAGATTATACCAAATCCATTGAGATAGCTCCGGATTATTCTTACGCCTATTATAACCGGGGGAAAATTTATTCTAATCTCGGACAGCATGAGCAAGCCATTGATGACTATAACCGGGCTATTCAGCTGGACCCAGACTATTATAAGGCTTTTACCAATCGCGGCCTTGAATATGATTATCTCGGCCAGCCTCAGCGTGCGATAGATGATTATACCCGGGCTTTGGCGATTAATCCACGGGATGTGATCGCCTATAGCAATCGCGGAAGTGTGTATATGCATATGGGGAAATATCGACAGTCTGTAGATGATTACAACCGCGTTCTAAAAATTGATCCCAAGTATGTCTCAGCCTATTATAATTTAGGTCTCGTCTATTACAATATGGGGCTATATCAACAGGCAATAGAGAGTTTAACCAAGGCCATCGAACTGAATCCTGATTATGCGAAAGCCCATCATAATCGCGGACATGTATATGCTGTGCTAAAGCAATATCAGCGGGCAATTGAAGGGTACAGCCGTGCTATCGAAATCGACCCAAAATATACGCAGGCTTTCTTAAACCGAGGAATCGCTTATTCCAACCTTGATCAGTATCAGCAGGCAATTCAGGATTTTAACAGGGCAATTATAATCAATCCTGATTATGTGGATGCCTTCCATCGTCGCGGACTGGCCTACCTTCTCTCAGGACAAAGTGTACCAGGCTGCAGAGATGCCCGCCGGGCCTGTGAACTGGGAGACTGCAAGTTGCTCGGTATCGCCCGCAAGGAAGGGCTTTGCCCGTAGCTGAAACGCAGCAACCCATCACTCAACATTATCGATTAAAAACTCCACAATATCCTCTAAATTACCAGTGCGCAACGCTAGGCGCATACACACTTCCGCAGTATTTTCCGCTGGATTATATCGTTCACCACAGACAGAAGCAAAACGAATCACTCCGCTGCTTTTCAAGCGCAGTTGGTCGCTCTTGATTCTTCCCTTTTCCACAAGAGTCTGCCGTTCAACTTCAACGCCGTTTATTATCTCCACCAGCCGGGCCTGTGCAACGGAACGGGCAGCCAGCAACGCCATAGCTTTATTCTCTCCTGATCCACGTCCGACAACTTGAAAAAAACCTTTGTAAAAAGCTTCTGTCTTGTCCGATATTTCAATAAAATTTGGATCTTTTTCCACTTTTTCTACAACCGAAGTAGCTGTCTGGGGAATGTTTTTCCTGCACCCGGGTAAAAACATGAAAACTGCCAATATAAGCACGGACAGAAGAATGGACTGTACTATTCTTAACATGGGCAGAACTCCTTTAAAATTAACCTGTTCAGGGCAGAGCTTCCAAAACATTTTTAAGGCCGATTTGTTTTCATTAGGCGAAATAACTTCACTGTAGAAAAAGCAAACAGGATCACTACGATTCCGTCTTATAAAGATACGTATACATCTATTAATCTACTACAGCGGCGAAATAATCGGAAGGATATTTAAAAGTTAATGTAAAGGATTAACAAAAAGCCTCTTCGGCAAATTGGAGGAGCTTGTAAAATAAAAGGCATAACATTAGGTTAGATATTTAATTATTTTAAATTAAACGAAAGAATTACAGATTCGAAAGTTCAAGAATCCTTCAAAGACAAAGCTATTTCATTTAAACGCTGTGAAAGATTCTTCCGCTTTTCTTGGGATAGCAGGTTAAGGTCTATGGAAAGATCAACGCCCTGCTCTTTATAGCTGATAACATTGCCAGAATCGACACAGGATTCATCCTCTCCGCAGATTGAAAGGACAGCATAAGGCTGGATAGTTCGACGAATACCTT
Proteins encoded in this region:
- a CDS encoding phosphatidylserine decarboxylase, whose product is MKNSFRILASVFLFMVLLSISTISTAAAKISIPDDCPCKGSITNLIDAYNSDKVFKVHIDEAFKNMQPVPEGYRKGGNPWIGKSFADLIPFFVEWSSFLPEAKGSEDNALKYIEQMDLFAYKNPFGRVAFQTSPGVEIFNRFATERGEFLSSKASIKKVAKWLADPRIEKEEYVLPDPTAADGGFKSYNDFFSRKFKDISKVRPQTMPDRDYIISSPTDATVNSIPAKIVDGTTKFRTKGTQELNIKELLEGSRYWKKFVGGTALSCVLMPNTYHYYHAPVGGQVLETRLVDGALIGMEEFVKFAPAHGNVGAPGASFGAFESYARGYFIIDTGKYGLVGVIPVGLSTVGSVVFEDKFLKADGPVAIKRGDELGHFLYGGSLVILVFEPGQYGSDAIKVRLGNQIGIFDTSSNK
- a CDS encoding ATP-binding protein, translating into MSVIGIVVESAPSIIMVQMDDDKTFEKNKNEIQIGKYIQVEEGNHNFVICVIQNIKMHEDKYLISSQPIGLYSEGRFMQGAVLLPSPTEKAYIIDSKILNSIFSKEGDYSFELGRLVQNNDIKLHINGNTFFSKHIAVVGSTGSGKSCTVAKILQEVVGISKSKNIHKDDQKNSHIIIFDIHSEYRSAFSIHNEEKFNLNVLDDDKLKLPYWLMNSEELESMFIESNEQNSHNQVSQFKKAVILNKEKHNPTLKKITYDTPVFFEITEVYNYIFNINNEVINKIENEEQLPKLSDETLVTDTIKYFDDKYSFITPSTAKATKASNGAFNGEFNRFLSRLDTKINDKRLSFLLNPVKSDGTAYQTDDFKNLLQQFLGYLDKSNVTIIDLSGVPFEVLSIAVSLVSRLVFDFAFHYSKLKHTSDLLNDVPFLIVCEEAHNYIPKSGGAEFKSSKKSIERIAKEGRKYGLSLMVVSQRPSEVSDTIFSQCNNFIALRLTNINDQNYIKGLLPNNTSSITDVLPTLSAGECLIVGDSTPMPSVVRMEMPDPAPKSESIKFHNKWKECWLDITFDEVIKRWKKE
- a CDS encoding proline iminopeptidase-family hydrolase; the encoded protein is MNKEQAYIDKILTEPAYDSEGFVDYTYEGHTYKLWYGRIGSGSAPPALVLHGGPGGNHHNLVAFQALSDERPVIFYDQLGCGNSERPDNPALWNAERYFDEVKAVRDGLGLKKYHLIGHSWGTAQAVGFAAKHPAGILSISLHSPILSFPYYITDVAPALKQGLICLNGKGGQVIDDYELRGVGTKSDYDEACMEFTKKHVTHTWPLPEAMKKLGAARNSAIHDTMVAGGSELNVLGNIKTIDVTTQLSKLNVPILMTCGSDDLCTPAYTKWQSEFANNPQYYVIQGSAHMTPVDKPLELIERQRVFLKEFGSRVSHEIREASVKDN
- a CDS encoding tetratricopeptide repeat protein; this encodes MKLNILRSVLLIFVLSLLLGCGAPHQSGPVVGEKKNDTAVGMEQTKTTVKEPVESIVEKSDESAIVSNGKSVVEKTVRQHVTGQISPDEARKFAVGRAKRDALEEAGTYLETMTLVKEGKLEQNEIMALAVGVLKTEVISERQFMDGNVFCMEAVVKIVVDPSALRERVKKLLNDRELLTKYKKVQEQNQSLLAKIDELEKTNNKLKKSPEEKQAMKRDFAKAGKALEAEGWILKGSALWNDGKYSDPYKAIAYFSQAIELDPDNAIAYTNRGVAYGGMEQFQRAVKNLSRAIELDQDYAAAYYNRGTVYINLGQFDLALKDLNHAVKLDPDDPGSYLNRGHAYAKLGQHQRSIEDYTKSIEIAPDYSYAYYNRGKIYSNLGQHEQAIDDYNRAIQLDPDYYKAFTNRGLEYDYLGQPQRAIDDYTRALAINPRDVIAYSNRGSVYMHMGKYRQSVDDYNRVLKIDPKYVSAYYNLGLVYYNMGLYQQAIESLTKAIELNPDYAKAHHNRGHVYAVLKQYQRAIEGYSRAIEIDPKYTQAFLNRGIAYSNLDQYQQAIQDFNRAIIINPDYVDAFHRRGLAYLLSGQSVPGCRDARRACELGDCKLLGIARKEGLCP